In one window of Gouania willdenowi chromosome 8, fGouWil2.1, whole genome shotgun sequence DNA:
- the emp2 gene encoding epithelial membrane protein 2 — MLIVLAFIILFHLATAILLFVSTIHNAWWVVSPTGREVIYTDLWYSCNSTCYPVVNSHSSDAGYLQAVQASMVLATILCCISLFVFILQLFRIKQGERFIFTAIIQLLGSLCVMIAASIYTAERETFQVPSLHEGSYGSSFILAWISFPMTLISGVMYFILRKRK; from the exons ATGCTGATCGTCTTAGCATTTATCATCCTCTTTCATCTAGCTACAGCCATTCTTCTCTTTGTTTCCACCATTCACAAT GCATGGTGGGTGGTTTCACCAACCGGGCGTGAAGTCATCTACACCGACCTGTGGTACTCTTGTAACTCCACCTGCTATCCTGTTGTCAACAGCCACAGCAGTGATGCAG GTTATCTGCAAGCAGTCCAGGCTTCTATGGTCCTGGCCACCATTTTATGCTGCATTAGCTTATTCGTGTTCATCCTTCAACTCTTCAGGATCAAACAGGGAGAACGATTTATCTTCACGGCTATCATCCAACTATTAGGCT CTCTATGTGTGATGATTGCTGCATCCATCTACACCGCAGAAAGAGAGACCTTTCAGGTCCCAAGTCTGCATGAAGGTTCCTATGGCTCCTCCTTCATTTTGGCCTGGATTAGCTTCCCTATGACTCTAATCAGTGGCGTCATGTACTTTATACTCAGGAAAAGGAAGTAG
- the nubp1 gene encoding cytosolic Fe-S cluster assembly factor nubp1: MADVPTDAPEHCPGTQSEQAGKSSSCEGCPNQKLCASGATKAADPAIAEIGEKLSTVKHKILVLSGKGGVGKSTFSAHLAHALASDATKEVALLDVDICGPSIPRIMGLEGEQVHQSGSGWSPVYVDDNLAVMSIGFLLSSPDDAVIWRGPKKNGMIKQFLRDVDWGELDYLVVDTPPGTSDEHLSIVQYLSSTHVDGAVIITTPQEVSLQDVRKEIRFCQKVKLPIIGVVENMSGFVCPKCQNTSQIFPPTTGGAEQMCADLNLPLLGKVPLDPRIARSCDEGRSFLAEVPDSPATQIYLDIVKSIQDYCSNHVTDEHKAT; encoded by the exons ATGGCGGACGTACCGACGGATGCTCCGGAAC ATTGTCCAGGTACACAGAGTGAACAAGCAGGAAAGTCTTCGTCATGTGAGGGCTGTCCCAACCAGAAGCTGTGTGCTTCAGGTGCTACAAAGGCCGCTGATCCTG CAATCGCAGAAATTGGTGAAAAACTATCAACAGTAAAACACAAGATCCTCGTGCTTTCTGGAAAAGGAGGCGTAGGAAAGAGCACCTTTAGTGCACACCTGGCCCACGCACTGGCAAGTGATGCAACAAAAGAG GTTGCCCTACTGGATGTAGACATCTGTGGTCCGTCCATTCCTCGAATAATGGGATTAGAGGGTGAACAG GTTCATCAAAGTGGATCAGGCTGGTCTCCTGTG TACGTTGACGACAACCTGGCAGTCATGTCCATTGGTTTCCTGCTCAGTAGCCCCGATGATGCTGTGATCTGGAGAGGACCCAAGAAGAATG GGATGATCAAGCAGTTTTTGAGGGACGTTGACTGGGGAGAATTGGATTACCTTGTAGTGGACACCCCACCGGGCACCTCAGACGAACACTTATCAATCGTCCAATATCTAAGCTCCACCCACGTTGATGGGGCCGTCATCATCACTACACCACAG GAAGTGTCATTGCAGGACGTGAGGAAGGAGATCAGGTTTTGTCAGAAAGTAAAGTTACCAATCATCGGAGTTGTGGAGAACATGAGTGGATTTGTGTGTCCTAAATGCCAG AATACATCGCAGATCTTCCCTCCAACCACCGGGGGTGCTGAACAAATGTGTGCAGATCTGAATCTGCCTCTGTTAGGGAAAGTGCCTTTAGACCCGAGGATAGCCCGTAGCTGTGATGAGGGCAGGTCTTTTCTTGCTGAAGTGCCCGATTCTCCTGCTACGCAGATTTACCTGGACATTGTAAAAA GCATCCAGGACTATTGCTCCAACCATGTGACCGATGAGCATAAAGCAACATGA
- the dexi gene encoding dexamethasone-induced protein homolog: MTNPIHAQLDSVESLLDKLPYMFYLGLFFVNVLILYYAFLMEYIVLNVGIVFLPEDMDQALVDLGVLSDPTSVPYDTDTDMDVFEGYLE, translated from the coding sequence ATGACAAACCCAATTCATGCCCAACTAGATTCAGTTGAATCGCTACTGGACAAGCTACCATATATGTTTTATCTGGGCTTGTTCTTTGTGAACGTCCTGATCCTCTACTATGCCTTTCTGATGGAGTACATAGTCCTGAATGTGGGGATAGTGTTCCTACCCGAGGACATGGACCAGGCACTGGTGGACCTTGGGGTTCTGTCTGACCCGACATCAGTCCCCTATGATACGGACACAGATATGGATGTATTTGAGGGATACCTGGAGTGA